A stretch of Deltaproteobacteria bacterium DNA encodes these proteins:
- a CDS encoding ATP-binding cassette domain-containing protein: MPLLSLQKVELAFGGPPLLDGVDLRLEAGDRLCLLGRNGSGKTSLLRLVTGELQPDAGAVHRQQNLRVGSVPQDVPEELRGSVAEIVAGGFGEATALLARHHRVSQALAHPETLEAGEADRLLAELERLQHELEQGGGWELQRKVEQVTEHLRLPLDADFATLSGGTRRRALLARALVSGPEILVLDEPTNHLDIETITWLETFLLESVRTVLFVTHDRFFARRLANRVAELDRGHLFDFDCGYDEFVGRREELLENEVKRRAAFDKKLAQEEAWIRQGIQARRTRNEGRVRALKKMREEHRLRRQRLGKARMEIQQAGRSGALVAEAKAASFGYGGAPVIRELSTTVMRGDRLGIVGPNGSGKTTLLRLLLGEVEPEAGEVRAGTRRELLYFDQLREQLDPEQTVLHNVGEGHETLIIGGRPRAALAYLQDFLFTPDRARSPVRILSGGERSRLMLAKLFARPSNLLVLDEPTNDLDLETLGLLEDLLVEYEGTLLLVSHDRAFLDNVVTGILAVGEDGRVVEYAGGYSDYERQAAGAAAGEEEAPPPPPRKKERPPRDRPAGPRKLTNKEREALAALPETIARLEAEQEALHASMADPRFYERAVTEASRIRDRLAALEEELEEAYERWQALETLAEGGAADA, encoded by the coding sequence GTGCCCCTCCTCTCCCTCCAGAAGGTGGAGCTCGCCTTCGGCGGCCCGCCCCTCCTCGACGGCGTCGACCTGCGCCTCGAGGCCGGCGACCGCCTCTGCCTGCTCGGGCGCAACGGCTCCGGCAAGACCTCCCTGCTGCGCCTGGTCACCGGAGAGCTCCAGCCCGACGCCGGCGCGGTGCACCGCCAGCAGAACCTGCGGGTGGGCAGCGTCCCGCAGGACGTCCCGGAGGAGCTGCGGGGCAGCGTCGCCGAGATCGTCGCGGGGGGCTTCGGGGAGGCCACGGCGCTCCTCGCCCGCCACCACCGCGTGAGCCAGGCCCTCGCCCACCCCGAGACCCTCGAGGCGGGAGAGGCCGACCGGCTCCTCGCCGAGCTCGAGCGCCTGCAGCACGAGCTCGAGCAGGGCGGCGGCTGGGAGCTGCAGCGCAAGGTCGAGCAGGTCACCGAGCACCTGCGCCTGCCCCTCGACGCCGACTTCGCCACCCTCTCGGGCGGGACCCGGCGCCGGGCGCTCCTGGCGCGGGCCCTGGTCTCGGGCCCCGAGATCCTCGTGCTCGACGAGCCCACCAACCACCTCGACATCGAGACCATCACCTGGCTGGAGACCTTCCTCCTGGAGTCGGTGCGGACGGTGCTCTTCGTCACCCACGATCGCTTCTTCGCCCGCCGCCTGGCCAACCGGGTCGCCGAGCTCGATCGAGGTCACCTCTTCGACTTCGACTGCGGCTACGACGAGTTCGTGGGCCGGCGGGAGGAGCTCCTGGAGAACGAGGTGAAGCGGCGGGCCGCCTTCGACAAGAAGCTGGCGCAGGAGGAGGCCTGGATCCGCCAGGGCATCCAGGCCCGCCGCACCCGCAACGAGGGCCGGGTGCGCGCCCTGAAGAAGATGCGGGAGGAGCACCGGCTGCGCCGCCAGCGCCTGGGCAAGGCCCGGATGGAGATCCAGCAGGCGGGGCGCTCGGGCGCCCTGGTGGCCGAGGCGAAGGCCGCGAGCTTCGGCTACGGGGGCGCGCCGGTGATCCGCGAGCTCTCCACCACGGTGATGCGCGGCGATCGCCTGGGCATCGTCGGCCCCAACGGTTCGGGCAAGACGACCCTCCTGCGGCTGCTCCTCGGAGAGGTCGAGCCGGAGGCGGGGGAGGTGCGGGCGGGCACCCGCCGCGAGCTGCTCTACTTCGATCAGCTGCGCGAGCAGCTCGATCCCGAGCAGACCGTGCTCCACAACGTGGGCGAGGGGCACGAGACCCTGATCATCGGCGGCCGCCCCCGGGCGGCCCTGGCCTACCTCCAGGACTTCCTCTTCACCCCCGACCGTGCCCGCAGCCCGGTGCGGATCCTCTCGGGCGGGGAGCGCAGCCGCCTGATGCTGGCGAAGCTCTTCGCCCGCCCCTCCAACCTGCTGGTGCTGGACGAGCCCACCAACGATCTCGATCTCGAGACCCTCGGCCTGCTGGAGGATCTGCTGGTCGAGTACGAGGGGACCCTCCTGCTGGTCAGCCACGACCGGGCCTTCCTCGACAACGTGGTGACGGGGATCCTCGCGGTCGGGGAGGACGGCCGGGTGGTCGAGTACGCGGGAGGCTACAGCGACTACGAGCGGCAGGCCGCCGGCGCCGCCGCCGGGGAGGAGGAGGCGCCCCCTCCCCCGCCCCGGAAGAAGGAGCGCCCGCCCCGCGATCGACCGGCCGGCCCCCGCAAGCTCACCAACAAGGAGCGGGAGGCGCTGGCGGCGCTGCCCGAGACCATCGCCCGCCTGGAGGCCGAGCAGGAGGCACTCCACGCCTCGATGGCGGATCCCCGCTTCTACGAGCGGGCGGTGACCGAGGCGAGCCGGATCCGCGATCGCCTGGCGGCCCTCGAGGAGGAGCTGGAGGAGGCCTACGAGCGCTGGCAGGCCCTGGAGACCCTGGCCGAGGGGGGTGCAGCAGACGCCTGA
- a CDS encoding Rieske (2Fe-2S) protein has product MGKKKSASQSTAPPAPPGERTPAGDPDPGRRSLLHTGGRIALGGCGLLLGAGALRTAWPDLGQGGPARLSLGPRSDFHRGSLTYLPAARLFLLHDAEGLGAFSSRCTHLGCALRRSGEGLACPCHGARFDAKGRVLSGPPRRPLPWFALEVDGEGVLWVDLRREVAAGTSEPALAEGAAG; this is encoded by the coding sequence ATGGGGAAGAAGAAGAGCGCCAGCCAGAGCACCGCACCGCCCGCGCCGCCAGGGGAGCGGACGCCCGCCGGGGATCCCGACCCCGGGCGCCGCTCCCTCCTGCACACTGGCGGGCGCATCGCCCTCGGCGGCTGCGGCCTGCTCCTGGGGGCCGGCGCCCTGCGCACCGCCTGGCCCGACCTCGGCCAGGGGGGACCTGCCCGCCTCTCCCTCGGCCCCCGCAGCGACTTCCACCGCGGCTCGCTGACCTACCTGCCCGCCGCCCGGCTCTTCCTCCTCCACGACGCGGAGGGCCTGGGGGCCTTCTCCTCGCGCTGCACCCACCTGGGCTGCGCGCTGCGGCGCAGCGGCGAGGGCCTGGCCTGCCCCTGCCACGGGGCGCGCTTCGACGCGAAGGGGCGGGTGCTCTCCGGGCCGCCGCGCCGGCCCCTGCCCTGGTTCGCCCTCGAGGTGGACGGGGAGGGCGTCCTCTGGGTGGACCTGCGCCGGGAGGTGGCCGCCGGAACCTCGGAGCCGGCCCTCGCGGAGGGCGCCGCCGGATGA